The Pedobacter mucosus genome window below encodes:
- a CDS encoding glycoside hydrolase family 28 protein, with translation MNNIIKSLLLVLLTGFCLSANAQSYYNVIKYGAKNDSSKLATEAIRKAIDAASKAGGGTVYFPAGKYLTGAIHLRSNITIFIDAGAELHFSDNFDDYLPMVKSRYEGVDVTSFSPLFYAYKVENIAIIGRGIIDGHGKKWWDFVEGYKEGQARSKWQTIFEGLNKDIILPDDPKQMKRGFLRPPFIQPMFCKNVLIDGITIRNSPFWTVNPEFCENVKIHAITINNPHSPNTDGINPESCKNVHISDSHISVGDDCITIKSGKDEPGRRMGIPAENYTITNCTMLSGHGGVVIGSEMSGDVRKITISNCVFDGTDRGIRIKTARGRGGIVEEIRVSNIIMKNISQQAIVLDMQYAKTDAAPVSGRTPRFRNIHFSNITGEVNQAGYLNGLEEMPIENITFNDINMNAKTGFTISNADKIEFHNVQVNTEIGPSLTALKVSNLLVDGFKSYKPLANAAVIDLRNTSDAFIYNSFPIAGTTTFLKVSGAETKNISLGNNNFRNVKNAVIKSLEVKDNLEVISGDKGQ, from the coding sequence ATGAATAATATCATCAAATCATTACTTTTAGTATTATTAACAGGCTTTTGCTTATCAGCTAATGCGCAATCTTATTACAATGTTATTAAGTATGGCGCAAAAAATGATAGCAGCAAATTAGCCACTGAAGCCATTAGAAAGGCAATTGATGCTGCATCTAAAGCCGGAGGTGGTACCGTTTATTTTCCGGCAGGGAAGTATTTAACCGGAGCAATTCATTTGAGAAGTAACATCACGATATTTATTGATGCAGGTGCAGAACTTCATTTCAGCGATAATTTCGATGATTATCTTCCTATGGTTAAAAGCCGTTACGAAGGTGTAGATGTTACAAGTTTCTCTCCACTTTTTTATGCGTACAAAGTTGAAAATATTGCTATTATTGGTCGTGGAATTATTGATGGCCATGGAAAAAAATGGTGGGATTTCGTAGAAGGATATAAGGAAGGACAAGCTCGCTCAAAGTGGCAAACTATATTTGAAGGATTAAACAAGGACATTATATTACCTGATGATCCTAAGCAAATGAAAAGGGGCTTTCTTCGTCCGCCGTTTATACAACCTATGTTTTGTAAGAATGTATTAATTGATGGAATCACCATTCGAAATTCACCTTTCTGGACAGTTAATCCAGAGTTTTGTGAAAATGTAAAAATTCATGCAATTACGATAAACAATCCACATTCGCCCAATACGGATGGAATAAACCCTGAATCCTGTAAAAACGTTCACATTTCTGATAGTCACATTAGTGTTGGTGATGATTGCATTACTATTAAATCTGGTAAAGATGAACCGGGTCGGAGAATGGGTATTCCTGCAGAAAATTATACCATCACAAATTGTACAATGTTATCTGGTCACGGAGGAGTAGTTATAGGTAGCGAAATGTCGGGTGATGTTAGAAAAATCACCATTTCAAACTGTGTATTTGATGGAACCGATCGTGGTATTCGAATTAAAACGGCAAGAGGCAGAGGCGGTATTGTTGAAGAAATTCGTGTAAGCAATATTATTATGAAAAATATTAGTCAGCAGGCAATTGTTTTAGATATGCAATATGCAAAGACTGATGCTGCCCCTGTATCAGGACGTACACCTAGATTTAGAAATATACATTTTAGCAACATCACAGGAGAGGTAAACCAAGCGGGATATTTAAATGGTTTGGAGGAAATGCCAATAGAAAATATCACATTTAATGATATTAATATGAACGCTAAAACAGGTTTTACCATCAGTAATGCCGATAAAATAGAGTTTCATAATGTGCAGGTAAATACAGAGATTGGACCTTCTTTAACTGCTTTAAAAGTTAGTAATCTTTTAGTTGATGGGTTTAAAAGTTATAAACCACTTGCAAACGCAGCAGTTATCGATCTTCGAAATACAAGCGATGCTTTTATTTACAACTCTTTTCCCATTGCAGGAACAACTACATTTTTGAAGGTTAGCGGCGCAGAAACAAAAAATATTTCTTTAGGGAATAACAATTTTAGAAACGTTAAAAATGCTGTGATAAAAAGCTTAGAAGTTAAAGATAATTTAGAAGTGATTTCTGGAGATAAAGGCCAATAG
- a CDS encoding glycoside hydrolase family 95 protein: MNCKLLLKFIVLFSLVQIFYETGFAQGNNQTLWYNKPAEKWTDALPIGNGRIGAMVFAGVETDHIQFNEETLWTGKPRNYDKKGASKYLPEIRKLLFEGKQKAAEDLAQKEFMGLQSEPGDRAEWVKQIKSGKGISGNPALKSYDDKLWKTIQIPNYEGWETSGLANLDGAVWLRTTFEVGDNLLNKDLVLDLNRIRDQDFTYINGTLVGNTDNPDPRKYTIPAKLIKKGTNYIAIQVINYYDKGGLAGYKDVRKKIGIYPVGLDVEHGISLVKTWKYKIQDQNPPAVAQYQASYQPFGDLNLTFNHKIATVSNYKRSLNLQTAISTTTYTFNGTNFQREYFVSQPNQAAIIHLTANKKGVITFNAALSSVHQKSNVKVLNSNTVVLLVAVKDGTLKGESRLTAIIKGGVSKITAGKIAVKNADEVTLYLTAGTNFISADDVSGNPASENIKALLSLKGKSYSELKQNHIKEYEHYYNTFGVNFGKSTNENLPTNERLAAFATGNDPAFAALYMQYGRYLLISSSRPGTQAANLQGIWNDLLTPPWGSKYTTNINLEMNYWPTEILNLAELNEPLFSKIKGLSRKGSQTAKEYYNAKGWVLHHNTDIWNGTAPINASNHGIWVSGGGWLSQHLWEHYLYSRDEDFLKTEAYPSMKMAAEFFVDFLIRDPKTGWLISTPSNSPENGGLVAGPTMDHQIIRTLFRNCISASKILNIDANFRAVLEEKEKQIAPNQIGKYGQLQEWLEDKDDTTNKHRHVSHLWGVFPGDDITWETDSKIMKAAKQSLIYRGDDATGWSLAWKINFWARFKDGDHAMKLVKMLLKPADGGAGSYVNLFDAHPPFQIDGNFGGAAGIAEMIVQSHQGYIELLPALPTALSFGEVKGLLVRGGFELNLKWSSGKLISVEIKSKAGERCKVRYQNNNIDFETKAGSTYKLDGNLNQL; the protein is encoded by the coding sequence ATGAATTGTAAATTACTTTTAAAGTTTATTGTACTTTTTAGCTTGGTCCAAATTTTTTATGAAACGGGCTTTGCTCAAGGAAACAATCAAACACTTTGGTATAATAAACCGGCAGAAAAATGGACTGATGCGTTACCTATTGGCAATGGTAGAATTGGCGCAATGGTTTTTGCAGGAGTTGAAACTGATCATATACAGTTTAATGAAGAAACACTTTGGACTGGAAAGCCCCGGAATTATGATAAAAAAGGCGCATCAAAATACCTTCCAGAAATAAGGAAATTGCTTTTTGAAGGAAAGCAAAAGGCCGCTGAAGACTTGGCGCAAAAGGAATTTATGGGCTTGCAAAGCGAACCTGGAGATCGAGCTGAATGGGTTAAACAGATAAAATCTGGAAAAGGAATTAGTGGTAATCCTGCATTAAAAAGTTATGACGATAAGCTTTGGAAAACCATTCAGATTCCGAATTACGAAGGTTGGGAAACTTCTGGGTTGGCAAATTTAGATGGCGCTGTATGGCTTAGAACTACTTTTGAAGTTGGAGATAATTTATTAAACAAAGACTTGGTTCTTGATTTAAATCGAATTCGTGATCAGGATTTTACTTATATAAATGGAACCTTGGTTGGCAATACAGATAATCCAGACCCAAGAAAATATACAATTCCAGCAAAGCTGATAAAAAAGGGAACTAACTATATTGCTATTCAGGTAATAAATTATTATGATAAAGGCGGTTTAGCTGGTTATAAAGATGTGCGTAAAAAGATCGGAATTTATCCCGTAGGGTTAGATGTAGAGCATGGGATTTCTTTGGTGAAAACTTGGAAATATAAAATTCAAGATCAAAATCCACCAGCCGTTGCGCAGTATCAAGCAAGCTATCAACCTTTTGGCGATTTAAACCTAACATTTAACCATAAAATAGCAACGGTAAGCAACTACAAGCGCTCACTCAACTTGCAAACAGCTATTTCAACAACAACTTATACTTTCAATGGCACCAATTTCCAACGCGAATACTTTGTTAGTCAACCCAATCAGGCTGCCATTATTCACCTCACGGCTAATAAAAAAGGCGTCATTACGTTTAATGCAGCACTTTCAAGTGTTCATCAAAAATCAAATGTTAAAGTTTTAAATAGTAATACCGTTGTATTATTAGTAGCAGTGAAAGATGGCACTTTAAAAGGGGAAAGCAGATTAACAGCAATTATAAAAGGCGGGGTTAGTAAAATAACTGCTGGAAAAATAGCTGTTAAAAATGCCGATGAAGTGACTTTGTACTTAACAGCTGGAACAAATTTTATAAGTGCTGATGATGTAAGTGGTAACCCGGCTTCTGAAAATATTAAGGCATTGTTATCTTTAAAAGGTAAATCATATTCTGAATTAAAGCAAAATCACATTAAAGAATATGAGCATTATTACAATACGTTTGGTGTAAACTTCGGAAAATCAACCAATGAAAACCTACCAACTAATGAAAGGTTAGCTGCTTTTGCTACTGGAAATGATCCTGCTTTTGCCGCTTTATATATGCAATATGGAAGGTATTTATTAATATCGAGCTCTAGGCCAGGTACACAAGCGGCAAATTTGCAAGGCATCTGGAACGATTTGCTTACGCCGCCCTGGGGCAGTAAATACACGACTAATATTAATTTGGAAATGAATTATTGGCCGACAGAAATCTTGAACCTTGCAGAATTAAATGAGCCATTATTTAGCAAAATAAAAGGCTTATCACGCAAAGGATCGCAGACGGCAAAAGAATATTATAATGCTAAAGGCTGGGTTTTACATCACAATACTGACATTTGGAATGGTACAGCGCCGATTAACGCCTCAAATCACGGCATCTGGGTTTCTGGTGGCGGTTGGCTAAGTCAGCATTTATGGGAACATTACCTTTATAGTCGAGACGAAGATTTTTTAAAAACCGAAGCTTATCCCTCGATGAAGATGGCTGCTGAATTTTTTGTAGACTTCTTAATTAGAGATCCAAAAACGGGCTGGTTAATTAGTACCCCTTCAAATTCTCCAGAGAATGGTGGTTTAGTTGCTGGGCCAACAATGGATCACCAAATCATCAGAACCCTTTTTAGAAATTGTATTTCAGCATCTAAAATTTTAAATATTGATGCAAATTTTCGAGCTGTTTTAGAAGAAAAAGAAAAGCAAATTGCGCCGAATCAAATTGGTAAATATGGACAATTACAGGAGTGGTTGGAGGATAAAGATGATACCACCAACAAACACCGCCATGTATCACATTTATGGGGCGTTTTTCCTGGTGATGACATAACTTGGGAAACAGATTCGAAAATAATGAAGGCTGCAAAACAATCTTTAATTTACAGAGGTGACGATGCAACAGGTTGGAGTTTAGCTTGGAAAATTAATTTCTGGGCAAGGTTTAAAGATGGCGACCATGCGATGAAATTGGTGAAAATGTTGTTGAAACCAGCAGATGGAGGGGCAGGATCTTATGTTAATTTATTTGATGCACATCCTCCTTTTCAAATAGATGGAAATTTTGGAGGCGCCGCAGGTATTGCAGAAATGATTGTTCAAAGTCATCAAGGGTATATTGAATTATTGCCTGCGTTGCCAACAGCTTTATCTTTTGGCGAAGTAAAAGGCTTACTTGTAAGAGGCGGTTTCGAACTTAATTTGAAATGGAGCAGTGGTAAACTTATAAGCGTGGAGATAAAGTCAAAAGCAGGAGAAAGGTGCAAAGTTCGTTACCAAAACAATAATATAGATTTCGAAACAAAGGCTGGCAGTACATATAAATTAGATGGGAACTTAAATCAATTATGA
- a CDS encoding malectin domain-containing carbohydrate-binding protein: protein MKKFIACFAIMFLLISMIKVSAQNAFRKDISLNANWQSTVDEKNMAAHDGFQSIKYNTKAWKDVNVPHNWDQYEGYQRKLHGNKHGYAWYRKTFKVSETLKGKRFFLYFEGVGSYATVWLNGKKIGYHAGGRTTFTLDVTSNINLDNQQNILAVRADHPANIQDLPWVDGGDSPERGFSEGSQPMGIFRPVHLIVTSDIRVEPFGIHIWNDNKISEKSAILNLETTLKNYSITKKSITILNELIDDQGNVVTNIKQSLALLSGKEITISQQTKEIKNPKLWSLENPYLYILKTSIFENGKLKDEVKTPYGIRWISWPIGNQANQKQFFLNGKPVFINGIAEYEHLIGQSHAFTNEQIKSRVMQIKAAGFNAFRDAHQPHNLLYSNYWDQEGLLCWTQMAAHIWYDTPVFRKNFKNLLTDWVKERRNSPAVVLWGLENESTLPEDFARECADLIRSLDPTASSQRKITTCNGGKGTDWDVPQNWTGTYGGNPATYGEDLKRQVLVGEYGAWRTLDLHNVDANGKGYTENLMTDLMETKVRLGDSVKNETAGHFFWLYSSHDNPGRVQGGEGLRDIDRVGPINYKGMFTPWEEPTDVFYMFRANYASQKTDPMVYIVSHTWPNRWSKPGIKDSIVVYSNCDEVELFNDVGGKSLGKLKRGKIGTHFQWNKPDIQFNVLYAIGYVAGKSVSKDYIVLNNLPESPNFKQLYVDAFELLKPVNNYHYIYRLNCGGPDYVDKNGSKWSSDRNLTSNDRFGSTSWTANFKGIPSFFASQRRTFDPIKGSSDWKLFQDFRYGRDQLKFHFPLPDGEYLVELYFIEPWLGTGRGMKAEGMRLFDVAFNGKTVLKDLDIWKEMKHDVAMKKTIKTTVKGGSLNISFPEIKSGQAVISAIAIASLNANIKAAKASNSIIEETTDLKISSWMDIGNKQYIEDKIEFTSLPSNLFGAEWIAISSKKPKEIKFKVSDTADVFVAIKEKSVNTLKWLESFEDTKTQLENSDAEKFNIYRKRYIKGATVILGKEVATIAVIPPSNLQPAYDLKTTTTYKAIDAKLLGKNIVKEDFLGKQRVAFKENDEAVLEWSIQVGVADTYSLTIKYHNPFERILTGKLEFLSADGTLMKTEKVEFAPTKEGKWNYLSSSSGSMINAGSYKVRITATDTKGLIIDGLDVQ from the coding sequence ATGAAGAAGTTTATAGCCTGCTTTGCAATTATGTTTTTGTTGATTTCCATGATAAAGGTTTCAGCGCAAAATGCTTTTCGTAAAGATATTTCCCTAAATGCAAATTGGCAAAGTACAGTTGACGAAAAAAATATGGCTGCTCACGATGGTTTTCAGTCAATTAAATACAACACTAAAGCTTGGAAAGATGTAAATGTTCCTCATAATTGGGATCAATATGAAGGTTATCAAAGGAAACTTCATGGCAATAAACATGGCTATGCATGGTACCGAAAAACTTTTAAAGTAAGCGAAACCCTCAAGGGAAAGCGATTTTTTCTGTATTTTGAAGGTGTTGGATCTTATGCTACAGTCTGGTTAAACGGTAAAAAAATAGGTTATCATGCTGGTGGAAGAACAACTTTTACCTTAGATGTAACTTCAAACATCAACCTTGATAATCAGCAGAATATTTTAGCGGTTCGGGCAGATCACCCTGCAAATATTCAGGATCTGCCTTGGGTTGATGGAGGAGATTCTCCAGAACGTGGATTCTCGGAAGGCTCGCAACCTATGGGAATTTTTCGCCCTGTTCACTTAATTGTAACAAGCGATATTCGTGTTGAGCCATTTGGTATTCACATTTGGAATGACAACAAAATTTCAGAAAAATCTGCAATTCTTAACCTGGAAACTACGCTAAAAAATTATAGTATCACAAAAAAATCAATTACCATTCTAAATGAATTAATTGATGATCAAGGAAATGTTGTTACGAACATTAAACAATCTCTAGCCTTACTTTCAGGTAAAGAAATCACAATTTCTCAACAGACAAAAGAAATAAAAAACCCGAAACTTTGGTCGCTCGAAAACCCATATCTCTACATTTTAAAAACTTCAATTTTTGAAAATGGGAAGCTGAAAGATGAGGTTAAAACGCCTTATGGTATTCGTTGGATTAGCTGGCCTATTGGCAATCAGGCAAATCAAAAGCAGTTTTTTCTTAACGGAAAGCCTGTTTTTATAAATGGTATTGCAGAATATGAACATTTAATTGGTCAAAGTCATGCTTTTACAAATGAGCAAATTAAGTCTCGTGTAATGCAAATAAAGGCTGCTGGATTTAACGCTTTTCGAGATGCTCATCAACCTCATAATTTACTTTATTCAAATTATTGGGACCAGGAAGGTCTACTTTGCTGGACACAAATGGCGGCACACATTTGGTATGATACCCCAGTTTTTAGAAAGAATTTTAAAAATTTATTAACCGATTGGGTAAAAGAAAGACGTAACAGTCCGGCGGTGGTTTTATGGGGACTAGAAAATGAAAGTACCTTGCCTGAAGACTTTGCTCGGGAGTGTGCTGATTTGATTCGAAGTTTGGACCCAACTGCATCTTCCCAGCGAAAAATTACGACCTGCAATGGTGGTAAAGGAACCGATTGGGATGTTCCGCAAAACTGGACTGGAACCTATGGTGGGAACCCTGCAACCTATGGAGAAGATTTGAAACGACAGGTTTTGGTTGGGGAATATGGCGCTTGGCGAACACTTGATTTGCATAATGTTGATGCCAATGGAAAAGGCTATACTGAAAACCTCATGACAGATTTAATGGAAACAAAAGTTCGATTGGGGGATTCTGTTAAAAACGAAACTGCTGGTCATTTCTTTTGGTTATACAGCTCTCATGATAATCCTGGAAGGGTTCAGGGTGGAGAAGGGTTACGTGATATTGATCGAGTAGGACCGATAAATTATAAAGGAATGTTTACGCCTTGGGAAGAACCTACAGATGTTTTTTACATGTTCAGGGCAAATTATGCTTCTCAAAAAACCGATCCAATGGTTTATATTGTTTCGCATACCTGGCCAAACCGCTGGTCGAAACCTGGTATTAAAGACAGCATTGTTGTCTATTCAAATTGTGATGAAGTGGAATTATTTAATGATGTTGGAGGTAAGTCATTAGGTAAATTGAAACGTGGTAAAATTGGAACTCATTTTCAGTGGAATAAGCCTGATATTCAATTTAATGTGCTTTATGCCATTGGTTACGTAGCAGGAAAATCAGTTTCAAAAGATTATATCGTGCTTAACAATCTTCCTGAATCGCCAAATTTTAAACAATTATATGTTGATGCTTTTGAGCTACTTAAGCCTGTAAATAACTATCATTATATATATAGGTTAAATTGTGGTGGACCAGATTATGTTGATAAAAACGGTTCTAAGTGGTCGTCGGATCGAAATTTGACCAGTAATGATCGTTTTGGCTCAACTTCTTGGACTGCTAATTTTAAAGGCATTCCATCATTCTTTGCAAGTCAACGCCGTACTTTTGATCCCATTAAAGGAAGTTCAGATTGGAAACTTTTTCAGGATTTTAGATATGGAAGAGACCAGCTAAAATTTCATTTTCCATTACCTGATGGCGAATATTTAGTTGAGTTATATTTTATTGAACCCTGGTTAGGCACTGGCCGAGGAATGAAAGCTGAAGGAATGCGATTATTTGATGTGGCTTTCAATGGCAAAACGGTTTTGAAGGATCTTGACATTTGGAAGGAGATGAAGCATGATGTTGCGATGAAAAAAACTATTAAGACAACTGTAAAAGGTGGAAGTTTAAATATTTCTTTTCCCGAGATAAAATCGGGTCAAGCTGTGATTTCGGCGATCGCTATTGCAAGTTTAAATGCAAATATTAAAGCGGCAAAAGCTAGTAATTCAATAATTGAAGAGACAACGGATTTAAAAATTTCAAGTTGGATGGATATTGGCAACAAGCAATACATTGAAGATAAAATTGAGTTTACTTCATTGCCATCAAATCTATTTGGAGCGGAATGGATTGCAATTTCCAGTAAAAAACCTAAGGAAATAAAATTTAAAGTTAGTGATACTGCAGATGTGTTTGTTGCGATTAAAGAGAAATCTGTAAACACTTTAAAATGGCTGGAATCTTTCGAGGATACAAAAACACAGCTTGAAAATAGTGATGCCGAAAAGTTTAATATCTACCGAAAAAGGTATATTAAAGGTGCAACCGTGATTTTAGGAAAAGAAGTGGCAACCATTGCTGTTATTCCACCTAGTAACTTACAACCCGCATATGATTTGAAAACAACTACAACTTACAAAGCTATTGACGCAAAATTGCTCGGTAAAAATATAGTGAAAGAAGATTTTTTAGGTAAACAACGAGTTGCCTTTAAAGAAAATGATGAAGCTGTATTAGAATGGTCAATTCAAGTTGGTGTGGCAGATACTTATTCATTAACCATAAAATATCATAATCCTTTCGAACGAATTTTAACAGGAAAATTAGAGTTTCTATCTGCTGATGGAACCTTAATGAAAACTGAAAAAGTAGAATTTGCACCTACAAAAGAGGGCAAATGGAATTATTTAAGTTCGAGCTCTGGTAGTATGATAAATGCTGGAAGTTATAAAGTTCGAATTACCGCAACAGATACCAAAGGATTAATAATTGACGGATTGGATGTGCAATAA